In one window of Musa acuminata AAA Group cultivar baxijiao chromosome BXJ3-2, Cavendish_Baxijiao_AAA, whole genome shotgun sequence DNA:
- the LOC135586051 gene encoding uncharacterized protein LOC135586051, with protein MPGKFPTPRSISPSPKNLGRHFKSNSKISRIPFPLRTLLSILLLPKGRKSPSTHPLICLSDPMAVPHNGTTEGDPATEDIKNPAEASPTAVSSPSKHNKSLGVRVAHGRTYDSENGKSCHQCRQRTTDFGAPCRQIRMDKPCPIKFCYKCLLNRYGEKAEEVALMQDWSCPKCRGVCNCSCCMKKKGHLPTGILIHTAKATGFSSVHELLYKQGSDVLAAANGLRSLSAASPDVYKKGSVAHKRSHGKENHLDEPSVGGDDKKGNSHAKKETKRGSKKLKRDSECGGENVIGLCSSNAKPKDDDTQKQDEKKPSVINGNTEMQPNNDKPVHMNCINDQLKGLQHLPNSPEQPNDYTDNWLNTDAIKVSGKKKIHNVQGKPSRKVHKIKKHGNKYSNIVEEKVSAGLPNKKVKLKQLVKDRKSRKYGSNNPTERENLAIVIPQGAPLIEVAGVDWAAEDVGAALQFLEFCNAFSEVLDIKKGEPVNVLRELSRGCVGRRGVHSSIVKFHIKLLMFIQKDMGDESVSYSSSGDKWLQSAVNCINESECALKVPLECLNKDSLAYDSWDASDKLKLLNLLCDITLGTEELRNWIDKENKKYIERNKEAKETIIAAKKKGKDLKKKMKDDVAKAMLSLKEGSYSDAEHENLVSQIRAETEKVHAEMLEIMEQLPKDSDNARQDAVRTEPLFLEGEGRVYWTLGGFCSNSKIILQDIRIWDSVKLEDKWFTYDEEEKNSVERHISSSRRNWRQKMSGGFLEQDSEDVHLKLKLVTHGAECVHVNAELEAPQTSKIMQRRLEC; from the exons ATGCCCGGTAAATTTCCAACTCCGAGAAGCATTTCCCCTTCCCCCAAAAATTTAGGGCGCCATTTCAAATCGAACTCCAAAATTTCACGAATTCCCTTCCCTCTTCGTACCCTCCTCTCCATTCTTCTCCTTCCCAAAGGGAGGAAATCCCCGTCGACCCACCCCCTCATCTGCCTTTCCGATCCCATGGCCGTGCCCCACAACGGCACCACCGAAGGCGACCCCGCCACGGAGGATATCAAGAACCCCGCCGAGGCCTCTCCGACCGCCGTCTCGTCTCCATCCAAGCACAACAAATCGCTCGGCGTTCGAGTTGCCCATGGCCGAACCTACGACTCCGAGAATGGCAAGTCTTGCCATCAG TGCAGGCAGAGGACAACGGATTTTGGGGCGCCGTGCAGGCAGATTCGGATGGACAAGCCCTGCCCCATAAAGTTTTGCTACAAATGTCTCCTCAATAG GTATGGGGAGAAGGCTGAAGAGGTTGCTCTGATGCAAGACTGGAGTTGCCCCAAATGCCGTGGCGTTTGCAACTGTAGCTGCTGCAT GAAGAAGAAGGGTCACCTGCCAACAGGAATTCTCATCCACACCGCCAAGGCGACTGGGTTCTCTTCGGTGCATGAATTACTTTATAAGCAGGGATCTGATGTGTTGGCTGCTGCAAATGGACTGAGAAGTTTGAGCGCGGCAAGCCCTGACGTCTATAAGAAG GGGTCGGTGGCTCATAAAAGAAGTCATGGCAAGGAAAATCACCTTGATGAGCCTTCTGTTGGTGGTGATGACAAGAAAGGTAATTCACATgcgaaaaaagaaacaaaaagaggatCGAAGAAACTAAAGCGTGACAGTGAGTGTGGTGGCGAGAATGTAATTGGGCTCTGTAGTAGCAATGCAAAACCAAAGGATGATGATACACAAAAGCAGGATGAAAAGAAACCCTCTGTGATTAATGGCAATACAGAGATGCAGCCAAATAATGATAAGCCTGTCCATATGAATTGCATTAATGATCAACTCAAAGGTTTGCAACATCTGCCAAATTCTCCAGAGCAACCAAATGATTATACAGATAATTGGCTAAATACAGATGCAATAAAAGTTTCTGGCAAGAAAAAAATTCATAATGTCCAAGGCAAACCTTCGCGCAAAGTACACAAGATCAAGAAACATGGTAATAAATACTCAAATATTGTTGAGGAAAAAGTGTCAGCTGGCTTACCAAACAAAAAAGTCAAACTCAAACAACTGGTGAAAGATCGAAAGTCCAGGAAATACGGTAGCAACAACCCTACTGAACGTGAGAATTTAGCAATTGTGATTCCTCAGGGTGCACCATTAATAGAGGTTGCAGGGGTTGATTGGGCAGCTGAGGATGTTGGTGCAGCTTTGCAAtttttggaattctgcaatgcatTTTCAGAG GTGCTTGATATAAAGAAAGGAGAACCTGTAAATGTTCTCAGAGAACTATCAAGAGGATGTGTTGGACGTCGAGGAGTGCACTCTTCAATTGTTAAATTTCACATCAAATTATTGATGTTTATTCAGAAGGACATGGGCGACGA GTCTGTTTCGTACTCAAGCAGCGGAGATAAGTGGCTGCAATCTGCTGTTAACTGCATCAATGAATCTGAATGTGCCTTAAAGGTACCTTTGGAATGCTTGAACAAGGATTCCTTAGCATATGATAGTTGGGATGCATCAGATAAGCTCAAATTGTTGAATCTTCTCTGTGATATAACACTTGGAACTGA GGAACTACGGAACTGGAttgataaagaaaacaaaaaatatattgaaaGAAACAAGGAGGCAAAAGAAACAATTATTGCTGCCAAGAAAAAG GGAAAGGatctaaagaaaaaaatgaaggaTGATGTGGCCAAAGCTATGCTTTCCTTGAAGGAAGGATCATATTCTGATGCTGAGCATGAGAATCTTGTCTCACAAATAAGAGCTGAGACAGAAAAAGTTCATGCTGAGATGCTAGAGATAATGGAACAATTGCCAAAAG ATTCAGATAACGCAAGACAAGATGCAGTTCGAACAGAGCCGTTATTTTTGGAAGGAGAAGGACGCGTGTATTGGACTCTTGGAGGGTTTTGTAGTAATTCTAAAATTATACTTCAAG ATATCAGGATTTGGGACTCAGTGAAGCTTGAGGATAAATGGTTTACATATGATGAAGAGGAAAAGAACTCAGTTGAGAGACATATTTCTTCTTCACG GAGGAACTGGAGGCAAAAGATGAGTGGCGGTTTTCTGGAACAAGACTCAGAGGATGTACATTTGAAGTTGAAGCTTGTAACGCATGGTGCAGAATGCGTTCAT GTCAATGCGGAGTTGGAAGCTCCGCAGACGAGCAAGATAATGCAACGACGATTGGAGTGTTGA